A segment of the Anguilla anguilla isolate fAngAng1 chromosome 6, fAngAng1.pri, whole genome shotgun sequence genome:
TTACTTCTGTCTGTGTCCCCCAGTTATTCCTCTCTCTGTTACTTCTGTCTGTGTCCCCCAGTTATTCCTCTCTCTGTTACTTCTGTCTGTGTCCCCCtgttatttctctctctgttactcCTGTCTGTCCCTTTGTTATTTCCCTCTTTGTTTCTCCTGACTGTGTCCCTCTGTCATTCCTCTCCCTGTTActcctgtctgtccctctgtcatTCCTCTCCCTGTTACTcctgtctgtgtccctctgttaTTCCTCTCCCTGTTActcctgtctgtccctctgttattcctctctctttttctcctgtctgtgtccctctgtttttcctctctctgttactcctgtctgtgtccctgttatTCCTCTCTCTGTTACTCCTGTCTGGGTCCctctgtttttcctctctctttttctcctgtcTGTGTCCCTTTGTtattcctctctctgtttctcttttgttcttgtgtctgtgtccctctttttttctttttttattgtgtctgtgtccctctgttaCTCTGTGGTACGGCCTGCGTCTGTGACCCTGTGGTACTGATAAGAATGACTCCAGTTGTCTCAGTTACTAATATGATCAATACCTGAAGCGGCAGGTGAAATTAAGTTCTTGAGGTAAGTAATGGTTAGCagagaaacaatgaaaatgggTAGACTCCCCAACcccagagatagagagagaggggggctgtTTCTTTCTCAgtcactctctcgctctttctttctctttccccctcccgttctctctctctccacccctctttcTGACCAGCTAGTAAGAGTCTCAAAGTCCGAACTCTcccctgtgggtgtgtgcacacatgtgtCACGACGGTTCTTCCCTTCCCTTGTCATAAAAgcagcatttgtgtgtgcgccaCGGTATAGGCAAACAGGAGTGGCCTCAGACCGACCCGGTATCACACCGCTCAGTCTCTTCTTCACGAGGCCTGGGGCCGCCTTCTCCGGTCGCCAGATGCATCGGTTGCCGAGGGGTCGGCCccggcccgccccgcccccgagaCGCTCTCTGTTCGGGCGTTTGCGTAGACACACGCagagcgggcggggccgggaatCGATGCCCTTTCGAACGGCCTCCCGTCAGCTCTTGAGAAAAGACTGGGCGGAGCCCCGCTCTCGGACTTTGAGAGGGCGCGCGGGTGCGCCTGGCCCGGCGATGTCGTCCCCGAGCGGGGCGCGCCCCGCCCGCGCGACTTGTCTTATCTGTGAGGCCCATAAACGCGCCCTCTGATTTATCGCTCTGTCAGGAGCCGAATGAGGGCTTCGTGCTTGCTCTCTCCGCCCGCGCACCACCAAAGACAAACATTGTGTaacgcgcgccccccccccccccccccccccctcgctttcGCAATCCTCTCGGCTCCCGAACCGGCGCATCGCGCTGCAAACGATCGTGCGGTGGCTGGTGGGGAAACCATAGAATTAAGGCCACGGGATATTGTCGCTGGCCTGGTTGTTCTCCCTGACGAGATCCATCCAATTTCTATGGTTTCCGTGGTATGATTTGCTTTCTATGGTATACTCATCCATGCAGTATGAATTGTGAGATCTAGATCTAGATAGATCGTCGGTGGTGTAATGTCGTTCACAGCAAATGTTCCTGGTGATCGATGGAGGGCCAGCGGTGATTTGGCCCATCCTATTGTGTCATCTGGTGAGCAGCTCAATGACCTGGCAGTGCAGGAGGAGAAATGCCCAAAAATGCCAATTcatcctcctccaccctcctgtCTGACCTGGGGTCCAGTTCAGGGGATCAAAATGGAAGCTAATATCTGATTGCAATTTATAAATAGTGCTTGTGTTTTGTAGTCAGGAGCCATATGCATATGTTATCAGCTTTTATAAAAGTTCCTTCTTATTTtagcatagttttttttttctttctagctGCTTGGTCTTAATTTTCTTTGTCTCAATGCATGGCATTGTAGGCATTAATATGAGCTGTGAATTGGAGCAATCAAGGCTTTAGACTGATGGAACCAAACTGGTCTCCTCACTCAGGATCATTGGTGATTTTTCCGATGTTGTGATAATGGCTGCCCTCTACTGGCAAAGCTGAGAACAGTAGGACAAGATTGGTTCcgatagaaatgtttttttcaagatCAGGCTATAATAAGGACATTGCCACTTAGGACTTGTCAGGCTGCATGAGAGGCTTTGACGGATGGCCTTTGGAAGCCCCTGAATTGTTCTGTCTGTGAGGCAATAGCCAACGGCCAATGGGGATAAATGACACAggctttcatttttccattccaAAATGAAACCTATGAAAGTCACTTTTGGGAGTTAACCGAATTGGGAaattttcactttgttttatGTTGGCTTTCAGCAGTCTGCACATTCTGCTGCGTGAGTCTGAATGCAGCGAGCACGCGAGCACGCGAGCATCAGCGTTTTTCAACGCCAAAGCCGGGAACTGGTGGTCGTAAGGCTCAATGAGATGTTTGTCCCTGTTTTTGCCAAGAGTTCTCAGGCACAGGGAGACTCAGCCAATTGGGGAACATGTTCCGGGACGGGAGATACCACACGAGTACCGCAAGAGTCCTGAGTAAGGAACTTTTCCTCTCCGCAAACTGTCCAAGATTCTTGATTAAGCCAATGCACTTTTCTCTTTTAAGGATACTCTATATTTCGGACACGGAGTGCAAACTCGTTGTATCTCAGATTCTTTGTGTTCAGAGGGGAAAAGAAGTTCTGATGAACGTACTCCACTCTACAGTCTTTGTTGTCAGTCAGCACATAAGCTCAccactgttgttgttttttttggtttttttttcagagcgaGAAGCGATTTTCTTCAACAGTCATAATGTCTCCAAGCCGGAGTGTTCTTCAGACCTGACCTCTGTAAGTAAATAGTATATTTACTGTGGGGGAGACATAGCTCAGgtggtaagaccgattgtctggcagtcagagggttgccggttcaaaccccgccctgggtgtgtcgaagtgtccttgagcaagacacctaacccctaactgctctggcgaatgagaggcatcaattgtaaagcgctttggataaaagtgctatataaatgcagtccatttatatataaaatacagaattttctATCTACTATAACGACTATACTATATATAAATTGATAGGTGACATTTGTTTATACAATTAAATCCAAAAGTATTGTGTTATATTCGCTCTGATTTCATGTGTTTCTTTAAACAGACAGTGAACTATATTACAACAATGCCATTCAATGAGTCAAGTCCCCCTGTTTCAAGTCAGCATAAGTATTGGGAGAAAGTAAGCGATTTGTAAAAGGAGGACTTGACTCACTGAATGGCATAATTGTGATGTAGTTCAATgttcgttaaaaaaaataaacacaggaaataaatgcagatatttaCTTCATAGCTATTGTTTAATTTGAGATATAAATTTGATAGCTACAGAGGAAAAAACGACCAATTTGACTGTCCCGATACTTGTGCATTTAACTGTTTGTATAACTGtatacatactgtgtgtgtgtataactgtgtgtgtcatttgtgcctgtgtgtccctTACAGCGAGATAACGTGGAGGGCGTGTTCCAGCTGCCCAGTGATGACGTCATCCGGGAACTTTCCAAGGCCGTGCGTCAGGCTCTCGGCGTGTCCTTGTTCGGTATTGATGTCATCATCAGCAACCAGACGGGCCAGCACGCGGTGATCGACATCAACGCTTTCCCAGGTGTGTGCCTCATTCTgcggccaccagggggccaCAGCGGGGCGCCAAAGAATGCACGAGAGGAGATTTCACGCTGACGCTTTCAGGGGCTCGTTCACTAAACACGCCTACGATCGCATTTGAGCATAAACTGCGTAAAAGAACGTTTCCacgaacatttcggcattcatcatttttttttcttatctgtatttgttcatggctgtttcatTAGGGTAATCACgtgaacaggattgcacataaaatttacaaacagcctgCATTtgtcatctcatacacctgggatatgcacaaaaatagGAGGTCTGCACataaatcccatattggttttttgtaggaacatttttaagaccaaacgtaagaataatttaagaaaagttttgtgaatgaggtgcAATGTGTGGAAGGCATCCAGGAGCTAGTGGGGCTTTATGTCCATCATAACAGGAGTGTCTATGGTGGGTTTGTTCGATAGAAATGCAGCTCAGACCATAAGGCGGCAGTATGGAGCCACCAGAGCTGAACTGAGCGGAGCTATGAGGTCATGCTTTTGGGAAGCATCGAACAACAGAGTATCATATGACCTGTCTTCCTGAGCTGTTAATTTAATCCTCCCCTATCTCCTGTACTCACAGTTTACatactatttctttttttcttgccaaGATAGATAAACACTTGGACGAGCACTTAAGCACTTAAAGGCAAATTACTGAGGCTTTTACAATGGAGAAGCTTATTTAGACAATTAGCATAAATATCTGTCGGCACAGAAGACTAGAAGAGGTGCTCTTGATGTTTAAGCAGCATTCCTACGATACAGTGAATATCGCTGCCATTTCATGCTTGTGAGATGTGACCAGGAATGGGGGATAGAGTGTATTTGACCGTTTGGTCCAAGCCATGGAAAATTTAGCATGGACTCCCTGTGGACTCCCTGTGGTGATGTCACCATCAGAAGGTTTGAGCAGGGCCACGCTCAGTATACCCAGAGGCTATCCacgtagcccctcccccagcgcaTCGCCGTGGAAATCCAGGGtgctccctgggggggggggggggggggctctctgtTTGCTCACTGGCACAGGGAAAGGCCCCTCTGCAGCATTAGCATGCAGCAGCACAGCTTTAAACAGGAGCCTACTCTCATTTTAGTTCACCTGTCTGTggttacccagcatgcactgctcagATGAGTCACCCCATTTCATGGAATGTCATCATATAAAATTTATGCTGCTTATTTGCCTAGCAGGTACCCTGAACCAGATTGGTTTACAAAacttatatttcatttatacagctgtgtgGTTGTTAGAGCAGTTTAGGGTTATGTTCAATAgtatataaaatattcaaatgagaGCTTGTTAACCAACATTTCCATTAAGCACTTCAGGTTAAATTTACTCATAAGCAGCTTGGACAAGCTGACATCGTTCTTGTCGGTTGGGTATAAtttgtgcaaatgaaatgtTACCTGTTTGTTTgcgtttgttttattttatgatatgaCATCATTCTGCTCCTCCTATTCCTAACGTGTGACTCTGCCTTCTCATTGTCTCCAGGTTATGAGGGAGTCCCCGAGTTCTTCACCGACCTCTTGAACCACATCACCAGTTTACTGCAGGACCCGGTGCCCGAGAGCGCCCCCACCCAGCAGCACAGGGACAGTGAGGCGGGCCAGACCCCTGCCACTGCGGTGCCAAGTGCCGGGCACCAGGACTCCAGCGGCATTCTGGGTAAAGATGGAGCCCGGACGGTGGAGAACGAGCCAGCGAAAAAGGCCCAGGGCCAGAGGAGAGGCTGCAACTCCGCCCTGTCCGCCAACTTCCAGCCGCATTGCCTGTGTCCCAGAGCAACCAAGGCCTCCTCCCAGTGACAAACACTGGACTCCTCCCCTTCACTGCCTGTGTCCCAGAGCAACCAAGGCCTCCTCCCAGTGACAAACACtggactcctccccctcactgCCTGTGTCCCAGAGCAACCAAGGCCTCCTCCCAGTGACAAACACtggactcctccccctcactgCCTGTGTCCCAGAGCAACCAAGGCCTCCTCCCAGTGACAAACACTAGACTCCTCCCCCAAACGTCCTGGCCACACCCCAGACTAATAACAGCTAATATGTCCTTAACCAGACAAAACTTTCCAAGGATGAGGAAGGCGAAGAAGACGGAGAGTAGATTCTGGCTTCTTATTTCTCACTGTCTTTTGATTTTTATTCGGTTTTGTGGCGATGCGGCAGAACTTTGGGATCTCGGTGAAGctttgttattgttttcttcATATTCTTCTGGTACGAGTgaaaatgcgtgtgtgtgtgtgtgtgtgtgtgtgtgtgtctgtctgtattggGGGACGTGGGGCTGTTGCGTAGACAGCAGGAGGTCTTGGCGCATCCGGAAAGAGACCACACAAAGGGACAGCATGTCCACTGAGACGCAGAAGGCTCACCACGTCTCTCTCCTGTCGTGTGCGAAAACTTtacctaacccccccccccccccccccccccccccccccccgccccccgatgGCCACACTTCTCtgtgggtgggtgcgtgtgGGCGTGCATATATGAGGGAGAGGTTGTTTTTGTGCTTGTCTTGTTATTTGAGAGAACAATGCTCAAACTGCCACTGGTTGTCTCCGGAAAATTCCACAGCAGGCGCCTAAACTCGTCAGCAGACAGACTGTCCCCGAACCACCTGCCTCAATTTATTCAGAGCAGTGATTTATGAGTGCAGATGACTGTAAACTGCTCCTCTCTGATTTGTAAATCATTTCagttgggggggaaaaactgaaaaacaaatgtatttaatgttattgaaagtaatataaaatgctaattacattttattgaatcAACTTACATTCCTTCATGTGAGTAGTGTGAACAACATATAGGTAtagaattatttaattttaggcAGTTTactagcctgtttttttttttctttattttttttttctttaggcTTATGATTTTTCTTGACAACGTTTTACATAGTGCTGTGGAATTCCTGATTTGACTTTTTGAATCAAATAATGTGATTTGAtactaaaagaaaaacaatccaTAACAACTTACCAAAAATGTCCTGcacatatgtttttttgttattttgtgtttgtgtgcaattGTGTGTCCTGTCCTTGTCACTCTTATATTTAGGGACCATAGAATGCTTCCATAAGACCACCACTAACACTGTCCCAGGACTAAAGAGGAATCCCAGAAAATGTGTCTTCAGATCTGTTCCCCAGCACCCCAATCTCCCTGCAATCCCTGTAACTCAGTATCTCTGACTCTCATACACCCCAATGACCTGTCCTTctggacagagatggagagtccaggggtcagaatgTAAAAGTCCTGcgatgtgtttcttccacccatgaccTCACCCAGCTCATTTTATTTCTACCCTTTGGCTGAATAATTGTGTCAATTGACAAATCCAGATGattagaacaaaatactggggaggagtttaactttctgaacctggatatCCACTCTGGTTTAAGTATCATTTAATCCCAGAAGTCTGTCTCTTTTTCCCTCTGGTAGGCTTTTCTTTGGTTGGGcatcacaacaaacaaacagttcTTCCTTTGAAAACTTGGAACTCTTCAGTTGTATAGATACCTAACTACTAAGAATGGAGAAGATTTTTTTGaataatattttgtataatttacATTTGTGCATGCGCCCACAGAGCTTGGGTAAGCACTGGGTAATTGGGAGAGAGGCGTGTTCTCAGGGACGGTTCTCAGAAGAGAGATTGACAGCTCCACACACGTAGAAGCTCTTGTGTTTTCTACTCTTCCATGGCGCATCAAGGGGAACCCCAGTGTCTGACTTGGTCTTTCTCTAACCCCAACAATGCTGTCTATAGTGCTTGTAGCCTTTAGCGCCTGGATGTTTACATACCTTCACGcatatataatttcatatatatgttttttttgcattcgtTCTTGAGGAAAATCtaacctttttttaatgatttgaataaacctgggaaaaaataaaatatagaatatGAAGTTGACTTTTGAGGatgattttaaatgagtaatgtGAGTTGATTCTAGTTTGAAAACCATCATGGCTACAGAGTAGGTTTCCTGTCTCCatctgagaaaacaaaatggcacgCTGACTTTGAGCTGTCTTGTGTTCTTCGTCTGAAAAAGAGGAAGTGTAGCTGAAGCAGCCGGTGTACCTCATGCTCTTCTGCCGGTCCTTTATTACAGCTTACTGACTGTGCTAAAATGGCGGGTGGCGCTAATTTCTGTGCTGCTTTAGTATTGCGTTCAGAGTAGTTTGGGGGTAATGGTGATGTTTGCGTGTAGCGATGATCCTCATCATATCAGATCAGATGTTTAGAGCCTGGCCTTGATACACAGCAAGGCGCTTGTGGAGATGTTACAAAATATGAATCATGCCAGTGAGCAGCATTTATTAACTTTGTTTTTAGCACATCAAGGATCTTAGAATGTGTTTTCTTCTGATATTCTGTGGATGTAGCgtggtttatttttatctggGGCTCCAGGAAGAGACGCCCGTAGGCATCGCTCCCGACCTGCCAAGACGCCGCATTTTGGATTCTGGTGATGtcagttctttttctttcatgtcCGTTGGAAACCGTGGAAACAGTTGCCCCTTTCCGGAAGGAATGTGCAAAACATCTTATTTACATCACCCCGCTCTCCTGAAATGGGTCAGCGTCTCTTCAGCATTATGCCAGCCTCTGccaaggaaaaaagaaataacccccccccccccccatgcaaacAACATctgtagcggggggggggggggactgctgcTTGAGTGTGCTTTAACCGGCTAACTATTGGTAGCCCCATGCATTTCACAAACTCCAGTGATTCTAGAGTAACTGGCCATCTggcttttgtttaaattaaaaaaatgaaacaaacatgaTCGTAATCAGTCGAAATTTTACTGGGGAATCGTAGTCGACAGGCGATACCACGCGACTGGACAGGATATTCACCTGTAAAATGATAAGGGCTAGTAACCCTGACAACAGGGTTTCACACTACACCGTTTGTTCAATGTGGCAACGCATATGCTACATTCTGTACCAgagtacattttaaacacacacgcacacggagcAATCTCCAGACAAATCCATccagtttattcattttttttagataaattCCATACAgcatttaatttctgaaatcaCTCATCTGTTAcaaatttcttatttattgCATGTGTCTCATAGAACAATAATGGTCTTAAGTTCCAGTTTTATAATAAAGTGTAGTAGATTAGAAAGAacacatcatttgaaacatatgccatttcacacacaatacacactccTCCATCACTCATTACCAATTAAAAGAATCGATGTGAC
Coding sequences within it:
- the LOC118229489 gene encoding inositol-tetrakisphosphate 1-kinase-like isoform X3, which codes for MLDLSQPLEEQGPLDVIIHKLTDLILEAEKNDTEALLLVQCVQDYIEAHPETIVLDPLPAIRTLLDRWRSYQLIHRIESCMQDNRICSPPFMVLNSEYGPDTMKQIEKHGITLPFICKTRVAHGTNSHEMALIFSEEDLKDVKPPCVIQSFINHNAVLYKVFVVGESYTVVERPSLKNFPSGPAEFSGTGRLSQLGNMFRDGRYHTSTARVLKREAIFFNSHNVSKPECSSDLTSRDNVEGVFQLPSDDVIRELSKAVRQALGVSLFGIDVIISNQTGQHAVIDINAFPGYEGVPEFFTDLLNHITSLLQDPVPESAPTQQHRDSEAGQTPATAVPSAGHQDSSGILGKDGARTVENEPAKKAQGQRRGCNSALSANFQPHCLCPRATKASSQ